The Scleropages formosus chromosome 15, fSclFor1.1, whole genome shotgun sequence genomic sequence AACTACGAATAATTTAAcattaccagttcacctgaacagcatgtctttctaCTACGGGAGGGagccagagcgcccagaggaaactctCAGAggcatggggagagcatgcaaactctacgCGGGCTGAGCCGGACTCGAGCCTACACTCGAACAGCCCATCGGTGCGGTGGCAGCGCAACTTGCTGCAGCACTGTACTACTCATCAATAAGCTATGCTATTTATCAATTTTTCCTTCCATCTCCATCATCCCGGGGCACCATTACACCCACTTTTAGCTGTCACATGAATCATCCACGCAACGGGctcagccagtgcccgctgtgtggcgggtctgagtttcgagccctgctcggggtgccttgcgacagaccggcgtcccgtcctgggtgtgtcccctcccccttcggccttgctgCCTCTGTTGCGGGGTAagactccggctcaccgcgaccccactcgggacaaactGTTGTTGacaaaggatggatggatgaatcaaTCATCCAGGAGGTCCCTGGTTTCAACTGGACTCTAATGCTTACTGGTTTGCTTGGATCATGGTTTCTGGTTCCTGTGTATGTTGACTCTACTTCTGCTTTGGCCAATGAAACTACACGTCTCAGTAAGAGACACACCCCACAGAGGCCAACTTTATTATACTATAATTGAAGGGTGAGTTGCCACAGGTACTTGAACCCCTGGAGGCTTATTTTTGTCTGAGTCCCTTTTGTCCAAATTCCCAATTCATGGTATTGTTTTGGGTGGatcagtggtgcagcaggcaatgctgctgcctcacaataCCTGGGCTGTTCAAGCatagattcaaatccagctcagtctgaacagagtttgtatgttctccctgtgtctccatTGGTTTCCCATGGGTCCACCAGTTTCATCCCAAAGACATGAGTGTTAGCTTAACTGTTCACTctaaagagtgtgtgtgcgcgtgtgtgtctggCTTCCCTGCAATGGCCTAGTATTCCATATTGACTATACGCTTCCTAGCCTACGGCCCAGTCATTCCAGGACGAGCTGTGAACCTCCACAACCCtaacaagcagttaacaaaaatGAGCGATTGCTATTTTACCGCAGTCTtgatgaaaatgtaagaaacGGTACAGCCGCGTACGCTCCACACAACCGACCTACATGTCAAAGCAAGCACTGAAAAAACCCAAGCTTTCAGAAAATCACAGAACACATTACGTTTCCCGGGCGATGAACAAAAGAGTTTAAACGGGGATGGCGCCAGCCACCACAGCAGAACATATTTACACTCTGCTCAGTACCACTGCGATACTTTATTACGTGAAAATGGGGAATAAAAATTCAGACTCTGTCGGGAGTTCTTGAGCGCATTCAACCGTGTGAGGTGACATTTTAATCTAACAGTTTTATGTTaaatgacatggaaaaaaaaagactgcagtgATGGGGAATGTCAATGCttgcataaaaggaaaaaaatctttaaaagagTACAAATAACctgtatattaaattataagGGCCTTTACGATGcatacatttaagaaaaaaaaatactttttaatataatgtTGGCTCTTTGTTGATCAGTGGTTACTATGGTAGCAAATACACATGCTGTGTTTTATTGCCCTATAAGATGAATGAACCACCTTCAACAGCCAATCACCATCAGCCACCCTTTCCTATATAACACAACATTCAAGAGCCAAGAAAGCAGACACTGGGATCCTCATCAGTGAAGCTACTTCGTTTGCAAATTCACAGGAATCAACTTTGTTTCTTCAGCAAAGGAGCAGCAGCCAAGAAGCAggttttcagtaaataaatatatatatatgtatttgaaaAAACCAAATTTCAGCAATTCTTGCACTGGTAGAATTCTCCTATTTATGTGTATAAATTTCAGTAAATTATTATTGTCAAGGCAACTAGGTTATGGACATAAACAAAACTCAAGTTAAAGAGCCTATTACAGAATCTGTTGAAAAATCAGGTCTTTGTATCTCGGTCCCTCCACGTTGAGTCCAGATTAAGGAGACCATGCCGTTCGGTAACACCCACAACCAGTTGAAGATGAAGTACTCGGCAGCGCAGGAGTTTCCTGACCTCAGCAAACACAACAACCACATGGCCAAGGTGCTCACCATGGAAATGTACGAGCGCCTGCGCGACAAACAGACCCCCAGTGGCTTCACACTGGACGATGTCATTCAGACTGGGGTTGACAACCCAGGTAAAGACACGCGTATGCATCTCAAGcgcatttaaaaaagacatttacttAAGAAGTCGCCCACGTAAATTATATTTCCTATCATTGTAAATCGGACAACCTGTATTTCAATGATGCGCATCAACAGAAAAATTTGACATAAAAAGTTTGTGCCCAGCAAGATTAACAGATCAGAAACACGTTTAAATACTACATTCATAATTCTTTAAAGCATATAAATGCATAACGTGGCTATTATAACatgagctgctgcatttgttaaggggtaattttattaaataaaatttgaccCAAAGGCCTTTACTGCTAACATTCGTATTGCAACAGTAGCAACACTAAATAGTCATATGCCCAGTGCCGCTGTCTAAAGAATTTCAGCTTCCATGTAAATTATGTAGACTGAATTTGCTGAATTCTACCATTCATTCTATGGCCCAATATATCCATACTGTTTTTACAGAGGGAACATTGAATATCAAAGGGGAAATAAACCAAGTTTCAAGTACAATGTTAAAACTAATCTACCATTTAAGCTCATTAGAACATATTTAATCCTCACAACTTCTAATTATGTTAAGATCCCAGGTAATAAATTTAAACAGGAAGTGAAAATAAACCTTTCCCCAGTAACACCCTGTCAGATTATAAAGGCTAGAATACGTCAAGTAGAAAGCGGAGAAACCAACAACTTGGTTTTAATTCCTGGTGGTTCATTCTCATTTGCACATTTCAACCAGGCCACCCTTTCATCATGACTGTGGGCTGCGTGGCTGGGGATGAAGAAAGCTATGAACTCTTCAAGGACCTCCTGGACCCCATCATTAAGGACAGACATGGAGGATACAAGCCTACAGACAAACACAAGACTGATCTCAACCCAGACCACCTGAAGGTGCCTAAACTCAGCAGTTTACCGGTTTGCCACCCTGAAGTACAAATGCCTGCTTTGCCCACAGAAGGTCTTCTGATAATCCTGGCCATTCATCCGCGCAGGGTGGCGATGATCTGGACCCCAACTATGTCCTGAGTTCCCGAGTGCGCACGGGGCGCAGCATCCGTGGCTTCTGCCTGCCACCACACTGCAGCCGTGGAGAGAGACGCACCATTGAGAAACTCTCTATAGATGGGAAGCTAGCCTCCATTTTACAATTGCCCTTGATTTTTGAAACTTGTAGTCATGTGGAAATGGCTCCCCCTCGTAGTCTAAAGGGGAACTGTAACATTGTCTTTTACCATCATGTTTTCAGAACAGTGGAATTTAAATGATAATGAAAGAcctatttaaatttaaaattttctccCAAAGCTTTAAGCTCCTTGGACGGTGATCTGAAAGGGAAATATTATGCGCTGAAGAACATGAcggaggaagagcagcagcggTTGATTGATGACCACTTCCTGTTTGACAAGCCTGTCTCTCCCTTGCTGCTGGCTTCTGGGATGGCTCGTGACTGGCCTGATGCCAGGGGGATCTGGTGAGAAAGCTGACCTTTCCCGGTTAACGGGTTTCAATATAGTCAAACGCTGACAGTTTGCCAACCTCACTCTGAAGAGATGATTCAGCAGTAGAAGACTGAGGGAATGTTCAAACTACTGAActtggatgcttttctcaaggTGTCAAAATGTTCCCTAACCTAAAGGTCACTGAATTATTGTGTGAGACTACatggaaaagcaaaaaacttGCTCTGATCGctatcccacctcctcctgtttcACTTAACCAGGCATAATGACAGTAAGACCTTCCTGGTCTGGGTGAATGAGGAAGACCACTTGCGTGTCATCTCCATGCAGAAGGGGGGCAACATGAAGGAGGTTTTCACTCGCTTCTGCACTGGACTCACCAAGGTATCTTGGACATCTTTTGTCCCCATCCCCCTGGATGGACTTTTGCGGGTCACGCTGGTAGGACTGTCCTGATCCCGATTCCTTCTTCCACAGATTGAGGCCCTGTTCAAGCAGAAGGGTCACGAGTTCATGTGGAATGAACACCTGGGCTACGTGTTAACGTGCCCATCTAACTTGGGCACTGGTCTCCGAGGGGGTGTCCATGTGAAGCTGCCCAACCTCAGCAAGCATGAGAAGTTTGGTGATATCCTCAAGAAGCTGAGGCTTCAGAAACGTGGAACAGGTAGACTTCTCATTCCAACTTTACCTCAATTCAGCAAGGGTACATGGAATGTATTTTTAGTTGCTATCCCTGTTCTGTACTTGGACTGTCCTGCAtctaactctctctctctctctcaggtggTGTGGACACAGCAGCTGTGGGAGGAGTTTTTGATGTCTCCAATGCTGACCGGCTAGGTTTCTCAGAAGTGGAGTTGGTTCAGATGGTCATTGATGGAGTTAAGCTGCTCGTGGAGATGGAGAAGAAGCTGGAGAAAGGCCAGCCTATTGACGACCTCATGCCCTCCCAGAAG encodes the following:
- the LOC108919626 gene encoding creatine kinase B-type-like codes for the protein MPFGNTHNQLKMKYSAAQEFPDLSKHNNHMAKVLTMEMYERLRDKQTPSGFTLDDVIQTGVDNPGHPFIMTVGCVAGDEESYELFKDLLDPIIKDRHGGYKPTDKHKTDLNPDHLKGGDDLDPNYVLSSRVRTGRSIRGFCLPPHCSRGERRTIEKLSIDALSSLDGDLKGKYYALKNMTEEEQQRLIDDHFLFDKPVSPLLLASGMARDWPDARGIWHNDSKTFLVWVNEEDHLRVISMQKGGNMKEVFTRFCTGLTKIEALFKQKGHEFMWNEHLGYVLTCPSNLGTGLRGGVHVKLPNLSKHEKFGDILKKLRLQKRGTGGVDTAAVGGVFDVSNADRLGFSEVELVQMVIDGVKLLVEMEKKLEKGQPIDDLMPSQK